A portion of the uncultured Bacteroides sp. genome contains these proteins:
- a CDS encoding zinc-dependent metalloprotease, whose product MNKILFLLVACLLALAPTQDVAASLKTKKEKTDAKKEDKKKPQSTYDRLFKDTKKHTMSKGVMSIHQYEDKLYLELPLSLIGREFLITSGIKSSSDLALAGTSASESQSLFIDKTDSLILFRAPKANVRINEQDNAQRKAFALSQANAIYKAFPIEGYNTDSTSVFFEVTSYFSGSNKDLLDLKGRVYGGGMVGISGFSVESSASYTDGIEAFDKCISVMMVNTVKLSLSIMGLEMTEKPEATLGVQATLALLPEEKMHPREANPRVGTGYVSYSDYRVPNNSKEGYYATRRNITQDPIIFYLDTLIKPSWREAIIKSADAWNQSFKNIGLSAPIVVELYKSDSTFHANNPMINTISFINNDKSNIAAYNITDPRTGEIISSKVGVARNFAFTVRRKAVYQIADVDERFQNYHIPEDAVCEALAAYMLKAFGRSLGLETNLAGSMAYSPEQLRSPEFTRKNGITSSIMDDVMYNYLARPGDKERGVALIISKPGICDEFVLHYLYSPIEGDEEATLKQWAMEHDGDSRYFYGKTPIGVATDPRCQKGDLGNDPFAAIDAKVEHLKYVVKHSPEWFNDDNIPRDYKELFPDYVFIELYNNSLVPLVSYIGGIYLNEANVNSKQPTYQSVPYDLQKKAVQKTLDVCRDLKWLDSNREFLYLGGANTSMSDWTYANGVPMMNLLSRLSRMGLSVEKSSNPYTQREYLGDIEKYLFAEVRAGKPLSQSKIVQIGAYIGGLISLSPSLKSIQQSAMQSRSAITLNINNNLSLENLLAHCGEIKNIPDGESSKVSAMEPIQSVIYYQGTDIESICYEKLADARRYLQQSKSLVHDEIARGKCDFLIMLIDRILL is encoded by the coding sequence ATGAACAAGATTTTATTTTTACTCGTAGCATGTCTACTGGCTTTAGCACCTACGCAGGATGTTGCTGCTTCATTGAAAACAAAGAAAGAGAAAACAGACGCTAAAAAAGAGGATAAGAAGAAACCTCAGTCAACGTATGACAGATTGTTTAAAGACACTAAAAAACATACGATGAGTAAAGGGGTTATGAGTATTCATCAATACGAAGATAAATTATATCTGGAACTACCTCTTTCACTTATCGGACGTGAATTTCTGATAACATCCGGCATCAAGTCATCGAGTGATTTAGCACTAGCTGGTACATCTGCCTCTGAGTCGCAGTCTCTATTTATAGATAAGACGGACTCGTTGATTCTTTTTCGTGCTCCAAAGGCCAACGTTCGTATCAACGAGCAAGATAATGCTCAACGCAAAGCCTTCGCACTCTCTCAGGCAAATGCTATATACAAGGCTTTCCCGATAGAAGGATATAATACAGATTCTACCTCGGTATTCTTCGAAGTTACTTCTTACTTTAGTGGAAGCAACAAGGATCTGCTTGATCTGAAAGGAAGAGTCTATGGCGGAGGAATGGTCGGCATTTCAGGCTTTTCAGTTGAAAGCTCAGCTTCTTATACCGATGGAATAGAAGCTTTTGATAAATGTATCAGTGTCATGATGGTCAACACAGTAAAACTGTCACTAAGCATTATGGGACTCGAAATGACCGAAAAACCTGAAGCAACTTTGGGAGTACAAGCCACTTTAGCACTACTCCCCGAAGAAAAAATGCATCCAAGGGAAGCTAATCCACGAGTAGGAACGGGCTACGTTTCTTACTCCGATTATCGTGTGCCCAATAATTCTAAAGAAGGTTACTACGCTACCCGCCGCAACATCACACAAGACCCCATCATCTTTTATTTAGATACATTGATAAAGCCAAGCTGGAGGGAAGCTATTATTAAAAGTGCAGATGCATGGAATCAATCATTCAAGAATATCGGATTAAGTGCCCCCATTGTAGTGGAATTGTATAAATCCGATTCTACATTTCATGCGAATAATCCGATGATCAATACGATCAGTTTCATCAATAATGATAAAAGTAACATTGCTGCTTATAATATTACTGATCCCAGAACGGGTGAGATAATTAGCAGTAAAGTGGGGGTTGCTCGTAACTTCGCCTTCACTGTTCGTCGAAAGGCTGTCTATCAGATAGCGGATGTAGATGAGCGTTTCCAAAACTATCATATCCCCGAAGATGCTGTCTGTGAAGCATTAGCAGCCTATATGCTGAAAGCTTTTGGTCGTAGTTTAGGATTAGAAACCAATCTTGCCGGTTCCATGGCTTACTCTCCTGAACAGCTTCGTTCTCCTGAGTTTACGCGCAAGAATGGAATCACTTCCTCGATAATGGACGACGTGATGTATAATTATCTGGCACGTCCGGGTGATAAAGAACGTGGGGTGGCCCTGATAATAAGCAAGCCCGGAATATGTGATGAGTTTGTTCTGCATTATCTTTACTCACCGATAGAGGGCGACGAAGAAGCAACACTCAAACAGTGGGCAATGGAACATGACGGAGATTCTCGCTATTTCTACGGAAAAACGCCCATAGGAGTAGCAACCGACCCTCGTTGTCAGAAAGGAGATTTAGGTAATGATCCGTTTGCTGCCATCGATGCAAAAGTCGAACATTTGAAGTATGTAGTGAAGCATAGTCCCGAATGGTTTAATGATGATAACATCCCCAGAGATTACAAAGAATTGTTCCCTGATTATGTTTTTATCGAGCTTTACAATAACTCATTGGTTCCGTTGGTTTCGTATATTGGCGGGATTTATCTGAATGAGGCGAATGTGAACAGTAAACAGCCTACTTATCAATCTGTACCATACGATTTACAGAAGAAAGCAGTGCAGAAAACGCTGGATGTATGCAGAGATTTGAAATGGCTTGATTCTAATCGGGAATTTCTATATTTAGGTGGAGCAAACACCAGCATGTCTGATTGGACATACGCCAATGGTGTGCCAATGATGAACCTTTTGTCTCGCTTATCTCGCATGGGACTTAGTGTGGAGAAGTCATCCAATCCATATACTCAACGTGAGTATTTGGGGGATATAGAAAAATATCTCTTTGCTGAAGTTAGGGCAGGCAAGCCATTGTCACAAAGCAAGATTGTGCAAATCGGAGCTTACATCGGCGGACTTATTTCGCTCTCACCTAGTTTAAAATCTATTCAGCAATCTGCCATGCAATCGAGGTCTGCAATTACACTAAATATCAATAATAATCTGTCTTTAGAGAATCTGTTGGCTCATTGCGGGGAAATAAAAAATATACCTGACGGCGAAAGCTCTAAAGTCTCAGCAATGGAACCCATACAATCAGTAATTTATTATCAGGGAACAGACATCGAAAGCATTTGTTATGAGAAACTCGCAGATGCCCGTCGCTACTTGCAACAAAGCAAATCTTTGGTTCACGATGAGATTGCTCGCGGTAAATGTGACTTCTTAATTATGCTGATTGATCGAATCTTATTATGA
- a CDS encoding PKD-like family lipoprotein, which yields MKRNNLKYIAIALLGAICLTSCYDDKSTYATNLIDEVSIDTTGISSTLYVGYQEMLDLVPTISVKTKSVEDNLDYEWALTELPKDSNTDYEIISTEKELHHAISRPISATPYTLKLTVTDTENDNLQYLCTWQIYVQSSFVDGLLISDTKDGATSDFTFIKNKSLTLNYTKDEKIYRNILENANGVPYNGLMTSLTYEVQGYTTMVSTHLNQVWAIADNGYCTRFNCEDFSQNGSSDSESLITYKPAGFKFLKFVKGYQLFFAYTSSGFYSFNVISVNSFGWYDAGAKGYTVDNNVIAANSSSSINNNHTVWLDKAKGQFISYSGSGSGVPCTSYVANSVFDPNDMFNKSAIAAGIAEDASIATFLLKDDQTGEYGIYTLSQYVEEQGYWDDDWINYTQTSPEVPASAKNKYIIPESGKTLLNKAVSIFFAQKESVLYIATEDGIYAITYGSGENAIVSTVAKFTPTNGEKITKAKLYQQGQYTNDIGTMTGMPAFITPLPWNNKAIIVVTQKSDSEGKVYVMPITQAGIGTLDPSKALSYSGFGKILDVTTIGY from the coding sequence ATGAAAAGAAATAATTTAAAATATATAGCTATCGCATTACTGGGTGCGATTTGTCTTACTTCTTGTTATGACGACAAGAGTACGTATGCCACTAATCTTATCGACGAAGTGAGCATTGACACAACCGGTATTTCATCGACTCTGTATGTAGGTTATCAAGAAATGTTGGATCTGGTTCCTACCATATCTGTCAAAACCAAAAGTGTTGAAGATAATCTAGATTATGAGTGGGCACTCACAGAACTTCCCAAAGATAGTAATACTGACTATGAGATAATCAGTACAGAGAAAGAATTGCACCATGCAATAAGCCGTCCTATATCTGCTACGCCATATACTTTAAAACTGACTGTAACAGATACGGAAAATGATAATCTACAGTATCTATGTACTTGGCAAATATATGTGCAGAGCTCATTTGTAGATGGGCTACTCATTTCAGATACCAAAGACGGAGCAACATCCGATTTCACGTTTATCAAGAATAAAAGCCTGACACTAAATTATACGAAGGACGAAAAAATCTATCGAAATATACTGGAGAATGCAAATGGTGTTCCTTATAATGGCCTGATGACTTCACTAACGTATGAAGTACAAGGATATACAACAATGGTTTCTACACATCTAAATCAAGTTTGGGCAATAGCAGATAACGGATATTGTACCCGCTTTAATTGCGAAGATTTCTCTCAAAACGGCAGTTCGGATAGCGAGTCTTTAATAACTTATAAACCTGCAGGCTTTAAATTTCTGAAATTCGTCAAAGGATATCAACTATTTTTTGCCTACACTAGTAGCGGATTCTATTCTTTTAATGTTATTTCTGTCAATTCTTTTGGCTGGTATGATGCCGGGGCAAAGGGATATACTGTTGACAATAACGTTATTGCAGCCAATTCATCGTCAAGTATAAATAATAATCATACGGTGTGGTTAGATAAAGCAAAAGGGCAGTTCATCTCATACTCAGGTAGTGGTTCGGGCGTTCCTTGCACTTCTTATGTGGCCAACAGTGTGTTTGATCCGAATGATATGTTCAACAAATCGGCCATTGCCGCAGGTATTGCCGAAGATGCAAGTATTGCAACATTTCTACTAAAAGACGATCAAACAGGTGAATATGGGATTTATACTCTAAGCCAATATGTAGAAGAGCAAGGCTATTGGGATGACGATTGGATAAATTACACGCAAACTTCACCTGAAGTCCCGGCTTCTGCTAAAAACAAGTATATCATTCCCGAGAGTGGCAAAACGTTGTTAAATAAAGCTGTATCGATCTTTTTCGCACAAAAAGAATCGGTACTATACATCGCTACCGAAGACGGAATTTATGCCATTACTTATGGCAGTGGAGAAAATGCGATTGTTTCAACCGTTGCCAAGTTTACTCCGACAAATGGAGAAAAAATAACAAAGGCTAAGCTTTATCAACAAGGCCAATATACCAACGATATAGGTACCATGACAGGGATGCCTGCTTTTATTACTCCATTACCCTGGAACAACAAAGCAATCATTGTTGTTACTCAAAAAAGTGATTCGGAAGGTAAGGTTTATGTAATGCCAATTACCCAAGCCGGCATCGGAACACTAGATCCTTCAAAAGCACTTTCTTATAGTGGTTTTGGGAAAATTCTGGATGTGACAACTATCGGCTATTAA
- a CDS encoding smalltalk protein — protein sequence MNKSAWSFVLKVIIAVASAVAGVFGSQTLM from the coding sequence ATAAACAAATCGGCATGGAGCTTTGTGCTCAAAGTGATCATTGCAGTAGCGAGTGCGGTAGCGGGTGTGTTTGGTTCGCAAACATTGATGTAA
- a CDS encoding outer membrane beta-barrel protein: MKLMKRPSFIIRSLLIISLLLCNALPFFAQKATLQDSVATLRKDTKYGRVRLNTYIQRGSYDALRAILICGKDTLQEDYKSSNFFFWNKVPVGIARVILRADGFIADSDTLYVRAGKTTEKALYLTDRVIELQAVTVKGKSPAMVYRGDTIRFNPLGVSILEDDVARNILEQMPGVKVSDQKVEIGGKEVEKTYVDGKKIFGENPMTALNQLPATDVLHIYAYDEDEHKEQSLKNRKGRRTRVLNIETKSKLLNSKEGNLIASMGGNLEKQNLADHDVRYGAGGTFNFFSEKMMLSINAMHNNLNWATNQTQILLSTKNPPQAYSENSYGGFNLSRRWEKETGFYKEVKGGYHFARTASETNTRSEQDYFATDAFQQRTYISQNHATKQSNKHDMNVGFDMNDKKWGTLGINYMLSTDNARQNSLQQIENNIDGKQSIGTLIQNNRSKAYEMQGRVSWSKFFDDWKYSIGANYTNNSSDEKENRENDTENETAGSLQEIISIPSDGRGNKWQINTELNRSLSKEKNQNLGLSYLFEADNRHINQLAWNKTTEEIDQANTYSYRNQVMEHTSQVTLFLPALGIFYISLNAGWKHSILKDKKETIETGYEKTFNALVGDILLSLGTKLSESFSHVIKYSINSQLPNIVQLRSEIKNSNPYFLSSGNPNLKAATLHKFSWQEQYRINNYGNVINSEVTLSFVKNNISSRTIYFSKETYLPELNYTAIANSSLSSYDNQNGGWSGDWDLFWVCPIVKIKSNLNATIRTSYEQAPYYYDNVRDVSRIKSIAPHLYFSTNLIPRLRSTINWGIRYQRVDNKVNEQTNTVLTNRLGIDLACTPIWKYFFANVSYTYQQQNNKSYDRVDKEHILNVYAGAKLFERRAELSVTAYDLLNSFRNQNILMKDNYISYTNRENFGRYFAISFSWKFRKIKSNRADSSMGVSW, encoded by the coding sequence ATGAAATTGATGAAAAGGCCAAGTTTTATAATACGATCGTTATTAATCATATCATTACTTTTATGTAATGCTCTTCCTTTCTTTGCCCAAAAAGCAACTTTGCAAGATTCTGTAGCAACATTGCGAAAGGATACTAAGTACGGGAGAGTACGGCTAAATACTTACATTCAACGTGGAAGTTATGATGCTCTCAGAGCTATTCTGATCTGTGGAAAAGATACCTTGCAGGAGGATTATAAAAGTTCGAACTTTTTTTTCTGGAACAAAGTTCCCGTCGGCATTGCGCGAGTCATCTTGCGGGCCGACGGGTTTATTGCTGATTCCGATACATTGTATGTACGTGCGGGAAAAACTACTGAAAAAGCGCTCTATCTCACGGATCGTGTTATCGAGTTACAGGCTGTCACGGTAAAAGGGAAAAGCCCGGCTATGGTATACCGAGGGGATACCATTCGGTTCAATCCGCTAGGGGTTAGCATACTCGAAGATGACGTGGCACGAAATATTCTAGAGCAAATGCCTGGTGTGAAGGTTTCGGACCAGAAGGTAGAGATCGGAGGCAAAGAAGTAGAGAAAACGTATGTGGACGGGAAAAAGATATTTGGAGAAAATCCGATGACTGCGCTCAACCAACTTCCTGCTACGGATGTGCTTCACATTTATGCTTATGATGAAGATGAACACAAGGAACAGAGTTTAAAGAATCGGAAGGGAAGACGCACCCGTGTGTTGAATATTGAAACAAAAAGTAAACTGCTAAATTCAAAAGAAGGCAATCTGATAGCTAGTATGGGAGGAAACTTAGAGAAGCAAAATCTGGCAGATCACGATGTACGCTACGGCGCAGGCGGTACTTTCAACTTCTTCTCGGAAAAAATGATGCTATCCATCAATGCAATGCATAACAACCTAAACTGGGCAACCAACCAGACACAAATATTACTTAGCACAAAAAATCCGCCACAAGCCTATAGCGAAAACAGTTATGGAGGCTTCAATCTGTCCCGTCGTTGGGAAAAAGAGACCGGATTCTACAAAGAAGTGAAAGGAGGATATCACTTCGCCCGAACAGCTTCAGAGACAAATACCCGTTCTGAACAAGATTATTTTGCCACAGACGCCTTTCAGCAGAGAACCTATATCAGCCAGAATCATGCTACTAAACAGTCTAACAAACATGATATGAATGTTGGTTTTGATATGAATGACAAGAAGTGGGGTACGCTGGGAATAAATTATATGTTATCTACCGACAATGCCAGACAAAACTCACTACAACAAATTGAGAACAATATCGATGGTAAACAGTCTATCGGAACGTTAATACAGAATAACCGGAGTAAGGCATACGAAATGCAAGGAAGAGTAAGCTGGAGTAAATTCTTCGATGATTGGAAATATTCTATCGGAGCGAATTATACGAACAATTCTTCGGATGAAAAAGAAAATCGAGAGAATGATACCGAAAATGAAACAGCAGGCAGTCTGCAGGAAATAATCTCAATTCCTTCAGATGGCAGAGGCAACAAATGGCAAATCAATACAGAACTAAACCGAAGTCTATCGAAGGAAAAAAATCAGAATCTAGGGCTGAGTTATCTTTTTGAGGCAGACAACCGTCATATCAATCAATTGGCATGGAATAAGACTACAGAAGAAATTGATCAGGCCAATACATACAGTTATCGGAATCAGGTGATGGAACATACGTCTCAAGTAACTTTATTTTTGCCGGCATTGGGCATTTTCTATATTAGCCTTAATGCGGGATGGAAACACTCTATCCTCAAAGACAAGAAAGAGACAATAGAAACGGGGTATGAAAAAACGTTCAACGCACTTGTCGGAGATATCCTACTTTCTTTAGGTACTAAATTGAGCGAGAGTTTTTCACATGTAATCAAATATAGTATAAATAGTCAACTACCCAATATTGTGCAACTTCGTTCGGAGATTAAAAACTCTAACCCCTATTTTCTAAGTAGCGGAAATCCAAACCTAAAAGCGGCTACTTTGCACAAGTTTTCGTGGCAAGAGCAATATAGAATCAACAATTACGGAAATGTGATTAACTCTGAAGTGACGCTGTCATTTGTGAAAAACAACATATCGAGCCGGACTATTTATTTCAGTAAAGAGACTTACCTGCCTGAGCTGAACTATACCGCTATAGCCAATAGCTCACTCAGCAGTTACGATAACCAAAACGGAGGATGGAGCGGTGATTGGGACTTATTCTGGGTGTGTCCCATTGTTAAAATAAAATCTAATTTGAACGCTACTATTAGAACTTCTTACGAACAGGCCCCATATTATTACGATAATGTACGCGACGTGTCTCGCATCAAATCAATAGCACCACATCTTTACTTTAGCACTAATCTGATCCCCCGTTTACGCTCTACTATCAATTGGGGGATAAGATACCAACGCGTCGACAATAAAGTGAATGAGCAAACCAATACAGTATTAACAAATCGTTTAGGAATTGATTTAGCATGTACCCCTATCTGGAAGTATTTCTTTGCCAATGTGTCTTATACTTACCAGCAACAAAATAACAAGAGCTATGACCGGGTTGATAAGGAACACATCTTGAATGTTTACGCCGGTGCCAAGTTGTTCGAACGTCGTGCCGAGCTGAGTGTTACTGCTTATGACCTTCTGAATTCATTCCGTAATCAAAATATCCTAATGAAAGACAACTACATTAGTTATACAAATAGAGAAAACTTTGGGCGTTACTTTGCTATTAGTTTTTCTTGGAAATTCCGAAAAATAAAATCAAACCGGGCTGATTCCTCAATGGGAGTCAGTTGGTAG
- a CDS encoding zinc-dependent metalloprotease yields the protein MNKRFFLALALSIACSATIDAQINRLFPFSRKKHKTEKAAIAAKKETDYEKLFKKEHKVAKGLITLHQIDGKVYFEFPVELFNREMLIGSTVTKISDNGNAVVGSKPTSPLHIVFTKNKTNVQLREVNSEYIAGSQTIDEALRKNTLSAILDNQKIMAYNSDSTAVVFEMTKFFAGDNKKMTPFDQLSVYGQYKRSENFKSDCSYISDIKAFKDNVSIKSTLTYTFSLNSSSGKALIEDRPFTAEMTRSIMLLKETPYRPRMADYRIGVFFTERNQLAEDVKTSAPVYYANRWDVQPSDTAAYLRGEKVEPQKQIVFYVDSTFPAKWKPYIEEGVNQWNELFEKIGFKNVIVAKDFPKDDPEFDPDNIKYSCIRYAPINVKNAMGPSWVDPRSGEILMASVYVYHDVMKLISNWLFVQTAQADKEVRKVQIPDSILGDAVRYVISHEVGHCLGFMHNMSGSSVIPVDSLRSPSFTQKYGTTTSIMDYARFNYVAQPGDKERGVKLTPPRFGEYDKYLIRWTYTPVFNAHSVEEEAPITTKWISDALKESPSYRYGKQQIAGVLDPRSQTEDLGDDAIKASKYGIKNLKYILKNINNWITQDDDTYEYRADLLMGIVQQLAMYVTHVAGNVGGCYVNEVKVGDEMPRFAPLSKEREKAALNYLFEIYNDLDWLDYKPLLSKMTIIGSPKQTLERFMIQYILNCPISVSVYQDLSKDSFKASEAFDMVYNFVWKPTINGNSLSDSQINLQKQYLYSMMNTAGFKVGGTENALTDGNILDINQRKFGCTCCHANETSCSGHEVHNPTGGFEWAPLNRFATPKVSQADLYAYVLKAKSLIGQKVKQSSGKTKAHYELLLKTIQMNLK from the coding sequence ATGAACAAAAGATTCTTTCTGGCATTAGCACTATCTATTGCATGTAGTGCGACAATAGATGCACAAATCAACCGCTTATTTCCATTCTCCCGCAAGAAGCATAAGACGGAGAAAGCTGCAATAGCTGCAAAAAAGGAAACTGACTACGAAAAGCTCTTTAAAAAGGAGCATAAAGTAGCTAAAGGACTAATTACGTTACATCAAATAGATGGAAAAGTTTATTTCGAGTTTCCTGTCGAGCTGTTTAATCGCGAGATGCTAATAGGATCTACTGTTACTAAGATCTCCGACAACGGCAATGCCGTTGTCGGATCCAAACCGACTAGCCCGCTGCATATTGTTTTCACCAAAAACAAGACAAATGTTCAACTTCGAGAAGTTAATTCGGAATATATTGCCGGCAGCCAGACCATCGATGAAGCTTTACGCAAAAACACGTTGAGCGCCATCCTCGATAATCAAAAAATCATGGCGTATAACTCAGACTCAACCGCCGTGGTCTTTGAGATGACTAAGTTCTTTGCCGGTGATAACAAAAAAATGACTCCTTTCGATCAATTGTCGGTATATGGACAATATAAACGGAGTGAGAATTTTAAAAGTGATTGTTCTTATATTTCTGATATAAAAGCATTCAAAGACAATGTTTCTATCAAAAGTACACTAACATACACCTTCTCTCTCAACAGTTCCTCTGGTAAGGCGTTGATCGAAGATCGGCCGTTTACAGCCGAAATGACCCGTTCCATCATGTTGTTGAAAGAAACGCCTTATAGGCCACGTATGGCAGACTATCGTATCGGTGTGTTTTTCACCGAACGTAATCAGTTGGCCGAGGATGTTAAGACTTCCGCACCGGTATATTATGCCAATCGTTGGGATGTTCAGCCTTCAGACACTGCCGCCTATCTTAGAGGTGAGAAAGTAGAACCGCAAAAGCAGATTGTGTTTTATGTTGATAGCACATTTCCTGCAAAATGGAAACCATATATTGAAGAAGGAGTAAATCAGTGGAATGAACTTTTTGAGAAAATCGGATTTAAGAATGTAATAGTAGCGAAAGATTTTCCCAAAGATGATCCGGAATTTGATCCTGATAATATTAAATATTCTTGTATTCGCTATGCCCCTATCAATGTAAAGAACGCAATGGGGCCTTCATGGGTAGACCCCCGAAGCGGTGAAATTCTCATGGCATCAGTTTATGTCTATCATGATGTAATGAAGCTCATCAGCAACTGGTTGTTTGTACAGACAGCACAAGCGGATAAAGAGGTACGAAAAGTACAAATTCCCGATTCTATTTTGGGAGATGCTGTTCGTTACGTCATCTCGCACGAAGTAGGGCACTGCTTAGGTTTTATGCACAACATGAGCGGCTCTTCCGTTATTCCGGTAGATTCATTGCGCTCACCCTCATTTACTCAAAAGTACGGAACGACTACTTCTATCATGGATTATGCTCGTTTCAATTATGTTGCTCAACCCGGAGACAAAGAGCGTGGAGTAAAACTTACTCCTCCTCGTTTCGGCGAATACGATAAGTACCTTATAAGATGGACATATACTCCCGTTTTCAATGCTCATTCCGTAGAAGAAGAAGCTCCTATCACTACAAAATGGATTAGTGATGCGCTAAAAGAGTCTCCGTCGTATCGATATGGAAAACAACAAATAGCAGGAGTTCTGGATCCCCGATCGCAGACGGAAGACCTGGGCGATGATGCGATAAAAGCATCCAAGTATGGTATCAAAAACTTGAAATACATCTTGAAGAACATAAATAATTGGATTACTCAAGATGACGATACCTATGAATATAGGGCAGATTTGTTAATGGGTATAGTACAACAACTGGCCATGTACGTAACCCATGTGGCAGGTAATGTGGGTGGATGTTATGTTAACGAGGTGAAAGTTGGCGACGAGATGCCTAGATTTGCTCCCCTTTCTAAAGAACGCGAGAAAGCTGCGCTCAACTACCTCTTTGAAATTTACAACGATCTTGATTGGTTGGATTATAAGCCTTTGTTGTCTAAGATGACTATAATAGGTTCACCTAAACAAACATTAGAGCGTTTTATGATTCAATATATTTTAAATTGCCCCATCTCGGTTTCTGTGTATCAGGACTTGAGCAAGGATTCCTTTAAAGCTTCTGAAGCTTTCGATATGGTTTACAACTTTGTTTGGAAGCCAACCATCAACGGCAATTCATTGAGTGATTCGCAAATAAATTTGCAGAAACAATATCTTTATTCAATGATGAACACTGCCGGATTTAAAGTAGGGGGAACCGAAAATGCTCTAACAGATGGCAATATCTTGGATATTAATCAAAGAAAATTTGGTTGTACCTGCTGTCATGCTAACGAGACAAGTTGCTCCGGCCACGAAGTTCATAATCCGACAGGAGGTTTTGAATGGGCTCCTCTGAATCGCTTTGCTACTCCTAAGGTTTCTCAAGCAGACTTGTATGCTTATGTCTTGAAAGCAAAAAGTTTGATAGGACAAAAAGTCAAACAATCTTCGGGCAAGACAAAAGCTCATTATGAATTGCTATTGAAAACAATACAAATGAATCTTAAGTAA
- a CDS encoding HU family DNA-binding protein, which produces MPLFYKPMQSNIASKDGNKKWYPLLVRVGNMVTTQKIGELIAEKASLTPGDVHSVIRNLMTVMREQLLNSRSVKLDGLGTFTVMANSTKKGVNKSEDVAPSQIVRLRVNFRPEYTRAAGTGSPTRALYSGVEYERWGATEETKTPAENGGDKPKDPTA; this is translated from the coding sequence ATGCCTTTATTTTACAAACCGATGCAGAGTAATATTGCATCAAAAGACGGAAACAAAAAATGGTATCCACTATTGGTGAGAGTGGGTAATATGGTCACTACTCAGAAGATTGGCGAGCTGATTGCCGAAAAGGCTTCTCTAACGCCGGGTGATGTGCACAGTGTGATTCGCAACTTAATGACGGTGATGCGTGAGCAGTTGCTCAACAGCCGCTCGGTGAAGCTCGACGGACTGGGTACGTTCACTGTTATGGCCAATTCGACTAAGAAGGGGGTGAATAAATCTGAGGATGTGGCACCTTCACAGATCGTAAGGTTGCGTGTGAACTTCAGACCGGAATATACCAGAGCGGCTGGAACAGGGAGTCCAACAAGGGCACTCTATAGCGGAGTGGAGTACGAACGTTGGGGCGCTACGGAGGAGACTAAGACTCCCGCAGAGAATGGTGGTGATAAACCTAAAGATCCAACAGCATGA